ATCGCGGGGTCCAGGTCGGCCATGCCGATCACGGAACCTCCTGCTGCGCAGTAACCCGTCTCCTCCTCCAGCTCACGCATCGCTCCTGAAACCGGGGTCTCGCCCTGGTCGAGCACGCCTGCGGGAAACTCCAGTGAGAGGCGACGCACGCCGTGGCGGAACTGCTCCACCATGATCAGCCTCCCATCCGGTGCGTGCGCAATGACCTGCACGCAGTCGGGCCGGTCGACGACGTCGAAGTGCTGCACGGAGCCGTCGCGCGGGGACCGCACCGTGTGGCGGCAGACCCGGAACGCACTGAACTCGCCCACCACACTCGCGTCGAGCAGCGTCCACTCGAGATCGTCCTGCCCGCTCATGGCTGCAGCACGATCTTGCCGAACGCGGCGCCTTCCTCGAGCCGCTGGTGCGCGGCGGCGGCGTCGTCGAGTCGCATCACGCTGTCAACGACCGGCCGCACCGCACCCTGCACCACCAGCGCCATGGCCGCGCGGAACTCCGTCGGCGTCGACATCGTGGAGCCGAGCACCTCGATCTGCTTCCAGAACACCAGGCGCAGATCGAGCTGTGCGGTCGGGCCAGTCGTCGCGCCGTAGACAACCAGGCGACCGCCGCGCGCCAGTGCCCGGACGTTCTTCTGGAAGAATGCTTCGCCGACGCTGTCCAGGATCACGTCCACGCCGCGCTTGTTCGTTTCACGCCAGACCTCGCGCGAGAAGTCGACCTGCCTGCGGTCGTACACGACGTCCGCGCCGAGTGTGCG
Above is a window of Longimicrobiales bacterium DNA encoding:
- a CDS encoding NUDIX hydrolase, producing MSGQDDLEWTLLDASVVGEFSAFRVCRHTVRSPRDGSVQHFDVVDRPDCVQVIAHAPDGRLIMVEQFRHGVRRLSLEFPAGVLDQGETPVSGAMRELEEETGYCAAGGSVIGMADLDPAIETSRLHIVRLERCIPDGSQDQDAGEVIRVRLVGENEVDGLIGKGSISSVSAIAAWYFWRSAGGTSRYG